From the genome of Novosphingobium sp. TH158, one region includes:
- a CDS encoding CsgG/HfaB family protein, with protein sequence MKKFLCSVAAVTLALGGTAAMAKDKGSSGHQAQKKGEAQIPVCTRNLGTIAIVEPDNQWWRELNLGSPEAIIKLFVQKSGCFSLVNRGRSMQSRAMERALADSGELQDGSNLGKGQVKAADYFLQPDIVTTNKKSGGSGFGGMLGGMLGGRTVGGLLGGLSVNKKEAKVTLSVVNARTTEEMALVEGYARKSDLSFGAGGGVGWAGGLAAAGGTGYTDTDIGQVIVLAYLDGYTKLVTQLGGLPENASAAAPQAK encoded by the coding sequence ATGAAGAAGTTTCTCTGTTCCGTTGCCGCTGTCACGCTTGCGCTGGGCGGCACTGCAGCCATGGCCAAGGACAAGGGGTCCTCGGGCCACCAGGCCCAGAAGAAGGGCGAAGCGCAGATCCCCGTCTGCACCCGCAACCTGGGCACCATCGCCATTGTCGAGCCCGACAACCAGTGGTGGCGCGAACTGAACCTCGGCAGCCCCGAGGCGATCATCAAGCTGTTCGTCCAGAAGTCGGGCTGCTTCAGCCTGGTGAACCGTGGCCGCTCGATGCAGAGCCGCGCCATGGAACGCGCGCTGGCTGACAGCGGCGAGCTGCAGGACGGTTCGAACCTGGGCAAGGGACAGGTCAAGGCGGCGGATTATTTCCTCCAGCCCGATATCGTCACCACCAACAAGAAGTCTGGCGGCAGCGGCTTTGGCGGCATGCTGGGCGGCATGCTTGGCGGGCGCACCGTCGGCGGCCTGCTGGGCGGCCTTTCGGTCAACAAGAAGGAGGCCAAGGTCACCCTTTCGGTGGTCAATGCCCGCACGACCGAGGAAATGGCGCTGGTCGAAGGCTATGCCCGCAAAAGCGACCTGAGCTTCGGCGCAGGCGGCGGTGTGGGCTGGGCCGGCGGTCTCGCGGCGGCAGGTGGCACCGGCTATACCGATACCGACATCGGCCAGGTCATCGTGCTGGCCTATCTCGATGGCTATACCAAGCTGGTCACCCAGCTGGGCGGCCTGCCCGAGAACGCTTCGGCAGCAGCGCCGCAAGCCAAGTAA
- the panC gene encoding pantoate--beta-alanine ligase → MQIVNRIDPLRDAVERLREQGKVALVPTMGALHEGHLTLVREARRRAAHVVVSIFVNPRQFGANEDLSSYPRPFERDCELLAGEGVSLLWNPDAAAMYPQGYATNVSVSGVSEGLCGAARPGHFDGVATVVCKLFNQMRPDLALFGEKDWQQLAVIRRMARDLDLSRPLAADIIGVPTVREADGLAMSSRNAYLTAGERAAAAALPRAMQDAIAAIGAGEPVSRALDGLKSALIAAGFAAVDYAELCDADSLAPLAERGNAPARLLVAARIGKARLIDNMAVGE, encoded by the coding sequence GTGCAAATCGTCAATCGCATTGATCCACTACGCGACGCAGTTGAGCGGCTTCGGGAGCAGGGCAAGGTTGCCCTGGTGCCCACGATGGGCGCCCTGCACGAAGGCCACCTGACCCTTGTGCGCGAGGCGCGCAGGCGGGCGGCCCACGTGGTCGTGTCGATTTTCGTCAATCCCCGGCAGTTCGGCGCGAACGAGGATCTCTCCTCCTACCCGCGCCCCTTCGAGCGCGATTGCGAACTGCTGGCGGGCGAGGGCGTCTCGCTGCTGTGGAACCCCGATGCCGCGGCGATGTATCCGCAGGGCTATGCCACCAACGTTTCGGTCAGCGGCGTCAGCGAAGGGTTGTGCGGCGCGGCGCGGCCCGGCCACTTCGATGGCGTGGCAACCGTGGTGTGCAAGCTGTTCAACCAGATGCGTCCCGATCTTGCCCTGTTCGGCGAGAAGGACTGGCAGCAGCTGGCGGTGATCCGCCGCATGGCCCGCGACCTTGACCTGTCGCGCCCGCTGGCCGCCGACATCATCGGCGTACCGACCGTGCGCGAGGCAGACGGCCTCGCCATGTCGTCGCGCAACGCCTACCTTACCGCCGGCGAACGCGCTGCTGCAGCGGCCCTGCCGCGCGCGATGCAGGATGCCATCGCGGCAATCGGCGCGGGCGAGCCCGTGAGCCGTGCGCTCGATGGGCTGAAGTCCGCGCTGATCGCGGCGGGCTTTGCCGCGGTCGATTATGCCGAGCTGTGCGACGCCGATTCGCTGGCGCCGCTGGCCGAACGCGGCAATGCCCCGGCGCGCCTGCTGGTTGCCGCGCGGATCGGCAAGGCGCGGCTCATAGACAACATGGCCGTGGGCGAGTAA
- a CDS encoding division plane positioning ATPase MipZ, translating to MSSPNGPHRIVFANEKGGTGKSTTAVHVAIALAYQGAKVGAIDLDPRQRTLHRYFENRTDTERRRGITLPTARFAVFNGDKTEELDAMAEEVGQGMDFLVFDTPGRDDLFARHAATGADTLVTPLNDSFVDFDLIGQVDAETFKVKRLSFYAELIWETRKKRAMKTIEQGRRDLDWVVVRNRTGHIEARNQKRLEGALTELSKRVGFRIANGLSERVIYRELFPSGLTLLDKGHLGDLGTSHLVARQELRALLSSLALPMPGTKPAELTLA from the coding sequence GTGTCCTCGCCCAATGGTCCGCATCGTATCGTCTTCGCCAACGAAAAGGGCGGCACCGGCAAGTCGACCACGGCCGTCCACGTGGCGATCGCGCTGGCCTATCAGGGGGCGAAGGTCGGGGCGATCGATCTCGATCCGCGCCAGCGCACGCTGCACCGCTATTTCGAAAACCGCACCGACACGGAGCGCAGGCGCGGCATCACCCTGCCCACCGCGCGCTTTGCCGTGTTCAACGGCGACAAGACCGAAGAGCTTGACGCCATGGCCGAGGAAGTGGGCCAGGGCATGGACTTCCTGGTGTTCGACACGCCGGGCCGTGACGACCTGTTCGCCCGCCACGCCGCCACCGGCGCCGATACGCTGGTCACCCCGCTTAACGACAGCTTCGTCGATTTCGACCTGATCGGCCAGGTCGATGCCGAAACCTTCAAGGTGAAGCGGCTGTCCTTCTATGCCGAGCTGATCTGGGAAACCCGCAAGAAGCGCGCGATGAAGACCATCGAACAGGGTCGCCGCGACCTTGATTGGGTGGTGGTGCGCAACCGCACCGGCCATATCGAGGCGCGCAACCAGAAGCGCCTTGAAGGCGCGCTGACCGAGCTTTCCAAGCGCGTCGGCTTCCGCATCGCCAACGGGCTTTCCGAGCGCGTGATCTATCGCGAGCTGTTCCCTTCGGGCCTGACCCTGCTCGACAAGGGCCATCTGGGCGACCTGGGCACCAGCCATCTCGTCGCCCGGCAGGAACTGCGCGCCTTGCTTTCCTCGCTGGCCCTGCCAATGCCGGGAACAAAGCCGGCCGAACTGACGCTGGCCTGA
- a CDS encoding molecular chaperone DnaJ — protein MLKLLMIAAVASFACRYVFGRWPWDYVKLSPTREQAVLKARKLLAVRPGASRQDVIEAHKRLIAMVHPDRGGTNDQVHEANAARDLLLDEIPD, from the coding sequence ATGCTGAAGCTGCTGATGATCGCTGCGGTCGCGTCCTTCGCCTGCCGCTATGTCTTCGGTCGCTGGCCGTGGGACTACGTCAAGCTCAGCCCCACGCGCGAACAGGCCGTGCTCAAGGCACGCAAGCTGCTGGCCGTGCGCCCCGGTGCCAGCCGGCAGGACGTTATCGAGGCGCACAAGCGCCTGATCGCTATGGTCCACCCGGATCGCGGCGGCACCAATGACCAGGTCCACGAAGCCAATGCTGCGCGCGACCTGCTGCTCGATGAAATTCCGGATTGA
- the pgmG gene encoding phosphoglucomutase/phosphomannomutase PgmG, with product MTHTFHPTVLREYDIRGIIGETLGAEDAYAIGRGFATLLRRAGGSKVAVGYDGRVSSPMLEAALVEGLNASGVDVVRVGMGPTPMLYYAEASIPEVQGGIQITGSHNPANYNGFKMVFLGRPFFGADILKLGEMARTADWLDGQGVHESREILTAYIDRLVQGLDGLDRDALSSLRIGWDAGNGAAGPALELLVKKLPGEHHLLFTDVDGNFPNHHPDPTEEKNLADLKALVASKNLHFGVAFDGDGDRIGAVDGEGRVIWGDQLLMIYAEDLLRMAPGSTIIADVKASSALFDHVSAHGGHPLMWKTGHSLIKSKMKEVSSPLAGEMSGHVFFAHDYYGFDDALYAAVRLIAASARLGKSVTKLRGAMPAMINTPELRFQVDESRKFAVIDEVKARLSAAGADVNGTDGVRVSTADGWWLLRASNTQDVLVARAESLSEAGLDRLMAEIDAQLAASGLERGPQAGH from the coding sequence ATGACACACACGTTCCACCCCACCGTCCTGCGGGAATACGATATCCGCGGCATCATTGGCGAAACGCTGGGCGCCGAGGATGCCTATGCCATCGGCAGGGGCTTTGCCACGCTGCTGCGGCGGGCAGGCGGCAGCAAGGTTGCGGTCGGCTATGACGGGCGCGTTTCCTCGCCCATGCTGGAAGCGGCTCTGGTCGAAGGGCTTAACGCCAGCGGTGTCGATGTGGTGCGGGTCGGCATGGGGCCGACGCCGATGCTCTATTATGCCGAAGCCTCAATTCCAGAGGTACAGGGCGGCATTCAGATAACTGGCAGCCACAATCCCGCCAACTACAATGGCTTCAAGATGGTATTTCTTGGCCGCCCGTTCTTCGGCGCAGACATCCTGAAACTCGGCGAAATGGCGCGCACCGCAGACTGGCTGGATGGCCAGGGAGTCCATGAGAGCCGCGAGATCCTCACCGCCTATATCGACCGGCTGGTGCAGGGGCTCGACGGGCTCGACCGCGATGCCCTTTCCTCCCTGCGCATCGGCTGGGACGCCGGCAACGGTGCGGCTGGTCCCGCGCTGGAGCTTCTCGTCAAAAAACTTCCTGGCGAACATCATCTTCTCTTCACTGATGTCGACGGTAACTTCCCGAACCACCATCCGGATCCGACCGAGGAAAAAAACCTCGCCGATCTCAAGGCGCTCGTCGCGTCCAAGAACCTCCATTTTGGCGTGGCATTCGACGGGGACGGGGACCGCATCGGGGCCGTGGATGGCGAAGGGCGCGTGATCTGGGGCGACCAGCTGCTCATGATCTACGCCGAGGACCTCCTGCGGATGGCCCCGGGATCCACGATTATCGCCGATGTAAAGGCCAGTTCGGCCCTATTCGACCATGTCTCTGCGCATGGTGGACACCCGCTTATGTGGAAAACCGGACACAGCCTGATCAAATCCAAAATGAAGGAAGTTTCCTCGCCTCTGGCCGGCGAGATGAGCGGGCACGTGTTTTTTGCCCATGATTACTATGGCTTCGACGATGCACTTTACGCAGCCGTCCGGCTGATCGCCGCCTCGGCGCGACTCGGCAAGTCGGTGACGAAGCTGCGCGGCGCCATGCCGGCGATGATCAACACGCCCGAGCTGCGCTTCCAGGTGGACGAGAGCCGCAAGTTCGCCGTGATCGATGAGGTAAAGGCGCGCCTTTCCGCCGCCGGGGCCGATGTCAACGGCACGGACGGCGTGCGCGTTTCCACTGCCGACGGCTGGTGGCTGCTGCGCGCCTCGAACACGCAGGACGTACTCGTGGCCCGCGCCGAAAGCCTCAGCGAAGCGGGGCTGGACCGCCTGATGGCAGAGATCGACGCGCAGCTTGCCGCCAGCGGCCTCGAACGCGGGCCGCAGGCCGGGCACTAA
- a CDS encoding DUF4010 domain-containing protein: MDNPLTLYPELLPIGLALALGLLVGVQRGWAQRKAQDGRRFAGVRTYGLAGLAGGFAGAFKTSDPVLSGVILAATAGLVLLGYWRMTRDASQVSGTASIVTLLTLACGYLAGSGEGVIATVAAGLMVLVLAMREQLHGWVESLDEREVMAIARFALIALVILPLLPDQPMGPYDAWRPRQLWAVVVMVSGFSFAGYLAAKHFGATRGVLATAAAGSTVSSTAVTASLAGKLRAGEGDAAINNAAIALASAVMFARVMVLTFALAPMAFGALSRFAVPGMILSLIATFVLMRKAAPEQTGSDPAMKLRNPFDLAPALLLTVLVMALSLAARWVLANYGDAGLATVLAVTGMVDVDSAIITIGNLPPGALEARIAGLVLAPPILLNTLVKAGMAVSLAGDRKGWQGAIALVLSATAAAGGALTLL, translated from the coding sequence ATGGACAATCCGCTGACGCTCTATCCCGAACTGCTGCCCATCGGGCTGGCGCTGGCGCTCGGCCTGCTGGTCGGCGTGCAGCGGGGATGGGCGCAGCGCAAGGCGCAGGACGGGCGGCGCTTCGCCGGGGTGCGCACCTATGGCCTCGCCGGTCTTGCCGGCGGCTTTGCCGGTGCCTTCAAGACGAGCGATCCGGTGCTGTCGGGCGTGATCCTTGCAGCCACCGCCGGCCTTGTCCTGCTCGGCTACTGGCGGATGACGCGCGATGCTTCGCAGGTAAGCGGCACGGCCAGCATCGTCACCCTGCTGACGCTGGCCTGCGGTTATCTCGCCGGATCGGGTGAGGGCGTGATCGCCACGGTCGCCGCGGGCCTGATGGTGCTGGTGCTGGCCATGCGCGAGCAATTGCACGGCTGGGTGGAATCGCTGGACGAGCGCGAGGTCATGGCCATCGCCCGCTTCGCCTTGATCGCGCTGGTCATCCTGCCGCTGCTGCCTGACCAGCCGATGGGTCCCTACGATGCCTGGCGGCCGCGCCAGCTGTGGGCCGTCGTCGTCATGGTCTCGGGCTTTTCCTTTGCCGGCTACCTTGCCGCCAAGCACTTTGGCGCGACCCGCGGTGTGCTGGCGACGGCAGCGGCGGGATCGACCGTTTCTTCCACCGCGGTCACGGCCTCGCTGGCTGGCAAGCTGCGTGCGGGCGAGGGCGATGCGGCCATCAACAATGCGGCCATCGCGCTGGCTTCTGCCGTGATGTTCGCCAGGGTCATGGTGCTGACCTTCGCCCTGGCTCCGATGGCCTTCGGCGCGCTTTCCCGCTTTGCCGTGCCGGGCATGATCCTCAGCCTGATCGCCACCTTCGTGCTGATGCGCAAGGCCGCGCCCGAGCAGACGGGGAGCGATCCGGCGATGAAGCTGCGCAATCCGTTCGACCTTGCCCCCGCCCTGTTGCTGACCGTCTTGGTCATGGCGCTCAGCCTTGCGGCGCGCTGGGTGCTGGCGAACTATGGCGATGCCGGGCTGGCCACCGTGCTGGCGGTAACCGGCATGGTCGATGTGGATTCGGCGATCATCACCATCGGCAACCTGCCGCCCGGCGCGCTGGAGGCGCGGATCGCCGGGCTGGTGCTGGCCCCGCCGATCCTGCTCAACACGCTGGTCAAGGCAGGCATGGCGGTATCGCTTGCCGGTGATCGCAAGGGCTGGCAGGGGGCCATCGCGCTGGTGCTGAGCGCCACTGCCGCAGCGGGCGGGGCGCTGACCCTGCTTTAG
- a CDS encoding LysR family transcriptional regulator, producing the protein MDWDDLKIILAIAREGTLTGAARVLGLTQPTMGRRLAAFEDRHGARLLQRMPGGYVLTPLGESVLAHAERIEAEVLAAERAIMGRDVALAGTVRVTTVDLLAPQVVVPVIARLQAEHPGICIELVPDSRLLSLSKREADIALRPSRFRGAEIHARRVGRIGLGIYAARDALDRGEPLPLVTTLEDQGHLAETTWLRALYPDAPIAMRSNDRHVHLQAALAGIGLTVLSRFQGDAQPGLRRLHSAGPEHDRELWLGVHADLRHVPRIRVVIEAIAAEIAAQKVFGAA; encoded by the coding sequence ATGGACTGGGACGACCTCAAGATAATCCTCGCCATCGCGCGCGAGGGCACGCTTACCGGCGCGGCACGCGTGCTCGGGCTGACCCAGCCGACCATGGGCCGCCGCCTTGCCGCTTTCGAGGATCGCCACGGCGCGCGGCTGTTGCAACGCATGCCCGGCGGCTATGTCCTCACGCCCCTGGGCGAAAGCGTGCTGGCCCATGCCGAGCGCATCGAGGCCGAGGTGCTGGCGGCGGAGCGGGCGATCATGGGGCGCGATGTGGCGCTGGCGGGAACGGTGCGGGTGACGACGGTAGACCTGCTTGCACCGCAGGTGGTGGTGCCGGTGATCGCGCGGCTGCAGGCGGAGCATCCGGGCATCTGCATCGAACTGGTGCCCGATTCCCGCCTGCTGAGCCTGTCCAAGCGCGAGGCGGACATTGCGCTGCGGCCTTCGCGCTTTCGCGGGGCGGAAATCCATGCCCGGCGCGTCGGGCGCATCGGCCTTGGCATCTATGCCGCGCGCGATGCGCTCGACCGGGGCGAGCCGCTGCCGCTGGTGACGACGCTGGAAGACCAGGGCCACCTTGCCGAGACGACATGGCTGCGCGCGCTCTATCCCGACGCGCCGATCGCCATGCGGTCGAATGACCGGCACGTGCACTTGCAGGCGGCGCTTGCCGGGATCGGCCTGACGGTGCTTTCGCGCTTCCAGGGCGATGCCCAGCCCGGCCTGCGCCGGCTGCACTCCGCCGGGCCGGAACATGATCGCGAACTGTGGCTGGGCGTCCATGCCGACTTGCGCCACGTGCCCCGGATCCGCGTGGTGATAGAGGCCATCGCCGCCGAGATTGCCGCGCAGAAGGTGTTCGGCGCGGCGTGA
- the wrbA gene encoding NAD(P)H:quinone oxidoreductase: protein MAKVLVLYYSSYGHIEQMAEAVAAGAREAGAEVDVKRVPETVPEDVARGAHYKLDQAAPVATVADLENYDAIVIGTGTRFGRMSSQMAAFLDQAGGLWARGALNGKVGAAFTSTATQHGGQETTLFSIITNMLHFGMTIVGLDYGFAGQMNNDGLVGGAPYGATTIAGGDGSRQPGEIDLGGASYLGRRVAETAAKLFG, encoded by the coding sequence ATGGCAAAAGTCCTTGTCCTCTACTATTCGAGCTATGGCCACATCGAGCAGATGGCAGAGGCCGTGGCCGCCGGTGCCCGCGAAGCCGGGGCCGAGGTGGACGTGAAGCGCGTCCCCGAAACCGTACCCGAGGATGTCGCCCGCGGCGCCCATTACAAGCTCGACCAGGCCGCCCCCGTGGCCACCGTTGCCGATCTGGAGAACTATGACGCCATCGTAATCGGCACCGGCACCCGCTTTGGCCGGATGTCTTCGCAGATGGCCGCCTTCCTCGATCAGGCCGGCGGCCTGTGGGCGCGTGGCGCGCTTAACGGCAAGGTCGGCGCAGCCTTTACTTCAACCGCCACCCAGCACGGCGGGCAGGAAACCACGCTGTTCTCGATCATCACCAACATGCTGCACTTCGGCATGACGATCGTCGGCCTCGACTATGGCTTTGCCGGGCAGATGAACAACGATGGACTGGTGGGCGGCGCACCCTATGGCGCGACTACCATTGCCGGCGGCGACGGTTCGCGCCAACCCGGCGAAATCGACCTTGGCGGTGCCAGCTATCTGGGCCGCAGGGTTGCCGAGACGGCTGCCAAGCTGTTCGGCTGA
- a CDS encoding ligase-associated DNA damage response DEXH box helicase encodes MSAATLPSVISDWFAARGWRIRRHQAEMLQVAQGGHHALLAADTGAGKTLAGFLPTLADFASTEPPGEGLHTLYISPLKALAHDVQRNLLAPIAEMDLPIRVETRSGDTPSDRKARQRARPPHILLTTPESLSLLLSYPESATLFAGLQRVVVDEIHAFATGKRGDLLTLSLARLQALAPDLQRVGLSATLADPQAFREWLAPGGDAAQVVMVEGEEGADPDVSILLPDAGVVPWSGHAATWAIPQLYQAIREHRTTLVFCNTRFLAELIFQLLWDANEENLPIGVHHGSLSKEARRKVEGAMAEGRLRALVCTASLDLGVDWGDIDLVVQMGAPKGSSRLLQRIGRANHRLDCPSKALLVPGNRFEFLEATAAVEAVEEGRRDGEAFRPGALDVLAQHVMAVACAGPFGEQALLAEVQSAAAYGWVDDRAWARVLDFVATGGYALRAYEKFRRIIRSPDGTWRLAHPEHAARHRLNAGIIVDAEMLHVRFRNGRELGKVEESFGATLRPGDTFRFAGLDLEVESLRDLDLIVKAAKKAGQIPSYMGARMPISTHLADRVRAMMVDRAGWARFPDDVREWLEMQDWRSRLPGPGQLLVESFPNAGKHYSVFHTFEGWNANQALGMLVTRRMEDRGLMPLGYVASDYALGVWGLRAIRDPAPLLSPDILSHEFVEWVQDSFMLRRAFREAAVIGGLVERQHPGQRKSRRQVTFSTDLIYDVLRKHEPDHVLIEAAWADARTRMTDIGRLADLLDRAAEQLVHVELDRISPMAVPLMTMIGKESLPSGLADEELLVEAESLAAQAMRAD; translated from the coding sequence GTGAGCGCGGCCACCCTCCCTTCCGTAATTTCCGATTGGTTCGCGGCGCGCGGCTGGCGCATCAGGCGGCACCAGGCGGAAATGCTGCAAGTGGCACAGGGCGGGCATCACGCGCTGCTGGCCGCCGATACCGGCGCGGGCAAGACCCTGGCCGGTTTCCTGCCGACCCTCGCGGATTTCGCCTCGACCGAGCCACCCGGCGAGGGGCTGCACACGCTGTACATCTCCCCGCTCAAGGCCTTGGCGCATGACGTGCAGCGAAACCTGCTCGCGCCGATTGCCGAAATGGACCTGCCGATCCGCGTCGAGACGCGCAGCGGCGATACCCCGTCCGACCGCAAGGCCCGCCAGCGCGCCCGCCCGCCACACATCCTGCTGACCACGCCGGAATCGCTCTCCCTGCTGCTGTCATACCCGGAAAGCGCCACGCTGTTCGCGGGGTTGCAGCGCGTGGTGGTGGACGAGATCCACGCCTTCGCCACCGGCAAGCGCGGTGACCTGCTCACCCTGTCACTGGCGCGGCTGCAGGCGCTGGCGCCGGATCTGCAGCGTGTCGGCCTTTCCGCGACGCTCGCCGATCCGCAGGCCTTCCGCGAATGGCTCGCCCCCGGCGGCGATGCCGCGCAGGTCGTGATGGTCGAAGGTGAGGAAGGCGCAGATCCCGATGTTTCGATCCTGCTGCCCGATGCCGGCGTGGTTCCTTGGTCCGGCCACGCCGCAACCTGGGCGATCCCGCAGCTTTACCAAGCGATCCGGGAGCACCGCACCACGCTGGTTTTCTGCAACACCCGCTTCCTCGCCGAACTGATCTTCCAGCTTTTGTGGGATGCCAACGAGGAAAACCTGCCCATCGGCGTCCATCACGGATCGCTGTCGAAGGAAGCGCGCCGCAAGGTGGAAGGGGCCATGGCCGAAGGCCGCCTTCGCGCACTGGTCTGCACTGCGAGCCTCGACCTGGGCGTGGACTGGGGTGATATCGACCTGGTCGTGCAGATGGGCGCGCCCAAGGGCTCCTCGCGCCTGTTGCAGCGCATCGGCCGCGCCAATCACCGGCTCGACTGCCCCAGCAAGGCGCTCCTCGTGCCCGGCAACCGCTTCGAGTTCCTCGAGGCGACGGCGGCGGTCGAGGCGGTGGAGGAAGGACGGCGCGATGGCGAGGCGTTCCGCCCGGGCGCGCTCGACGTGCTCGCCCAGCATGTCATGGCCGTTGCCTGTGCCGGTCCGTTCGGAGAGCAGGCGCTGCTGGCCGAAGTGCAGTCGGCCGCCGCCTATGGCTGGGTGGATGACCGGGCCTGGGCGCGGGTGCTCGATTTCGTCGCGACCGGGGGCTATGCGCTGCGCGCCTACGAGAAGTTCCGCCGCATCATCCGCTCGCCCGATGGGACCTGGCGGCTGGCCCACCCCGAGCATGCAGCGCGTCACCGGCTCAATGCGGGGATCATCGTCGATGCCGAAATGCTCCACGTGCGGTTCCGCAATGGCCGCGAGCTGGGCAAGGTGGAAGAGAGCTTCGGGGCGACCCTGCGGCCGGGCGACACCTTCCGCTTTGCCGGCTTGGACCTGGAGGTGGAAAGCCTGCGCGATCTGGACCTGATCGTGAAGGCGGCCAAGAAGGCCGGGCAGATCCCCAGCTACATGGGCGCGCGCATGCCGATTTCCACGCACCTGGCAGACCGGGTCCGGGCGATGATGGTCGATCGCGCCGGCTGGGCGCGTTTCCCCGACGATGTGCGCGAATGGCTGGAAATGCAGGACTGGCGCAGCCGCCTGCCCGGTCCGGGCCAGCTGCTGGTGGAAAGTTTTCCCAACGCGGGCAAGCATTACAGCGTGTTCCATACTTTCGAGGGCTGGAACGCCAACCAGGCCTTGGGCATGCTGGTAACGCGGCGCATGGAAGATCGCGGGCTGATGCCGCTGGGCTACGTGGCCAGCGACTATGCCCTTGGCGTCTGGGGGCTGCGGGCGATCCGCGATCCCGCGCCGCTGCTGTCGCCCGATATACTTAGCCATGAATTCGTCGAATGGGTGCAGGACAGTTTCATGCTGCGCCGCGCCTTCCGCGAGGCGGCGGTGATCGGCGGGCTGGTGGAGCGCCAGCACCCCGGCCAGCGCAAGAGCCGCCGGCAGGTGACCTTCTCGACCGACCTGATCTATGACGTGCTGCGCAAGCACGAACCCGATCACGTGCTGATCGAAGCAGCCTGGGCAGATGCCCGGACAAGGATGACCGATATCGGCCGGCTTGCCGACCTGCTTGATCGCGCCGCAGAGCAGCTGGTGCACGTCGAACTCGATCGCATCAGCCCGATGGCCGTTCCCCTGATGACGATGATCGGCAAGGAAAGCCTGCCCTCGGGGCTGGCGGACGAGGAGCTGCTGGTCGAGGCCGAAAGCCTGGCCGCGCAGGCCATGCGCGCCGATTAG
- a CDS encoding biopolymer transporter ExbD — protein sequence MAMSGGKDDGSPMMEINTTPLIDVMLVLLIMFIITIPVATHSVDIDLPAPAPPSNVPPPKRDKNILSVDPNGTITWNGQGLNESGLVFQIEESLKIKPEPELQFQPDAQAPYETTARVLRIIKGSGVTAFGFVGNEQYYYFGKDAAEPALK from the coding sequence ATGGCAATGTCAGGCGGCAAGGACGATGGCTCGCCGATGATGGAGATCAACACGACGCCGCTTATCGACGTCATGCTGGTTCTCCTGATCATGTTCATCATCACCATCCCGGTGGCAACGCACTCGGTCGATATCGACCTTCCGGCACCGGCTCCGCCGTCCAACGTGCCGCCGCCGAAGCGTGACAAGAACATCCTTTCGGTCGATCCGAACGGAACGATCACGTGGAATGGCCAGGGCCTCAACGAGAGCGGCCTGGTCTTCCAGATCGAGGAGTCGCTCAAGATCAAGCCCGAGCCGGAACTGCAGTTCCAGCCCGATGCCCAGGCTCCCTATGAAACCACGGCCCGCGTGCTGCGTATCATCAAGGGTTCGGGCGTGACGGCCTTCGGCTTCGTCGGCAACGAACAGTACTACTACTTCGGCAAGGACGCCGCCGAACCGGCGCTCAAGTAA
- a CDS encoding biopolymer transporter ExbD, producing the protein MAMAVGGGGDETPMSDINTTPLVDVMLVLLIIFLIAVPVAIQTIQKLKIPIMETVESKDKVENLLITVSTTDDAGRSAGDPSYEGASRNGECRVYFNNITPVTSDELAKIAYERLDKIIKREGGIQNMRNNPEKIPQVHIRGDVNAPWRCVAGTIYNVQIAGYPTVGFISTPVDPNG; encoded by the coding sequence ATGGCGATGGCAGTAGGCGGCGGTGGTGACGAAACCCCGATGTCCGACATCAACACGACTCCGCTCGTGGACGTCATGCTCGTGCTCCTGATCATCTTCCTGATCGCGGTTCCGGTCGCGATCCAGACGATCCAGAAGCTCAAGATTCCGATTATGGAAACGGTCGAGTCGAAGGATAAGGTGGAGAACCTCCTTATCACCGTGAGCACGACCGACGATGCAGGCCGCAGCGCTGGCGACCCCAGCTATGAAGGCGCCAGCCGCAACGGCGAATGCCGGGTCTATTTCAACAATATCACCCCGGTCACGTCTGACGAACTCGCCAAGATCGCCTACGAGCGTCTTGACAAGATCATCAAGCGCGAGGGCGGTATCCAGAACATGCGCAACAACCCGGAGAAGATCCCGCAGGTGCACATCCGCGGCGACGTCAATGCTCCGTGGCGCTGCGTGGCGGGCACGATCTACAACGTGCAGATCGCTGGTTACCCGACCGTCGGCTTCATCTCGACCCCGGTCGATCCCAACGGCTGA